CGGCCAGATATCCAGCTGGTCGCTGATCGCGTACACCATGAAGAACGAGACCAGCAGATACAGGGTTTTAACCTGCCAGTCGTTCCGGATGCCGGTCACGGCAAACAGCGGAATCAGCCACACCACGTACCAGGACTGGATCATCGGCGCGAGCATAACGACGGCGGCAAAGGCCAGGGCGAGCCGGCGCACCAGCCTGCTGTACTCCCCCACGAACATCTGCCAGAACACGATGAGCACCGAGGCCACTCGGCCCAGGGTGTGAACAATGTCGCCAAAGGTCCAGCCCGGCAGGCCCAGGGCATTGCCCAGGGTGGCAACAAGCATGCCGAGGAAGCCAACCGGCGCGTACCAGATCCAGACGCTGCCCGGCGTGCTCAGTGCACTCACCCAGCCGAAGCCCAGACCGTTGATGATGCCCAGGATCCACAGCAGGCCCAGGGAGATTCCCGCGGTCATGAACCAGTAGAGGAACTTGCGCGGCCAGGATGCACCTTTGCCGGCCCACATGAGGCCCACGAAGGGCAGCAGGATCAGTGTGATCGGCTTGATCCCCACGGAGAGCGTAATGAGGAGAATGCCGGGAATGGCGTGCTTGGTTGCGGCAAGGTAGAGGCCTGCCAGGGCCAGGCCGATCATCAGCGCATCGTTGTGGATGCTGGCGATGAACGTGGTCAGGAACAACGGGTTTGCGGTTGTCAGCCACAGTGCACGGTTGGGGTTGATGTTGTGCAGTTCCGCGAGCTTCGGCACGTAATACACGCACAGCGCCACGCCGATCAGGGAGATGACCCGGAACAGCAGAATGGAGTATTCCGGCTGGCCGCCGGTGGCCCGGACCACGAGTTCCTCCAGCCAGAGGAAAATCGGACCGTAAGGAGTGGGGCTCTGGGCCCACAGGTCGTCGGCGCCAATCTGCACGTAGTTGGAGATCTGGGAGTAGCCGTCTTTGTACGGGTCCAGTCCGCTGACCATTACCAGGCCCTGGGCGATGTAAGCGAACACGTCGCGGCTGAAAAGCGGAAGAGCCACGCACATGGGTGCAGCCCAGGCGATGGTGGCCTTCAAAACCACCGGACGGCTCTCGGGACCCCACGAGGTTATGCGCTGGCCCAGCCGCAGCCAGGAGCGGACCAAGAGCATTCCGCCCAGGGCCAGCAGGAAGACGGAGAGCACTGCACCCTCCGGCTCAAAGCGGAGCCACATGATCACGGGGTTGCGGCGGAGGTCGTACGAGGCCAGAGACAGCCATCCGACGCCGAGCGAGCCCGCGAGCATCATGAGGGAACCGATGAGGCCCTGGATGATCGCGACATTGGGGTGGTTGGCTTTCGCTAGCTCCGGGCCGGGAGACGAAGGCTCGGTCGCGGGGACCTGGGCGGTCATCTGCGTGGTTCCAATCTTTGGGTTCGTACAGTTTGCCCAACGGCAGCGGCGCATGCCTGGCATCACGGCGAAGCCGGACTTCATGGGAGCACTCACCAGCAGTAAACCAGCGCGGCCGGCGGAACCGCGGTACACGCGACAAAGGCACCGCGGCAAGGACCGTCAGTAGCCAAGATATTAGCACCGCAGGGTGTACAAAGCCGGGATGCACGGACGCGCCGGAGGC
This genomic interval from Arthrobacter sunyaminii contains the following:
- the mptB gene encoding polyprenol phosphomannose-dependent alpha 1,6 mannosyltransferase MptB, which encodes MTAQVPATEPSSPGPELAKANHPNVAIIQGLIGSLMMLAGSLGVGWLSLASYDLRRNPVIMWLRFEPEGAVLSVFLLALGGMLLVRSWLRLGQRITSWGPESRPVVLKATIAWAAPMCVALPLFSRDVFAYIAQGLVMVSGLDPYKDGYSQISNYVQIGADDLWAQSPTPYGPIFLWLEELVVRATGGQPEYSILLFRVISLIGVALCVYYVPKLAELHNINPNRALWLTTANPLFLTTFIASIHNDALMIGLALAGLYLAATKHAIPGILLITLSVGIKPITLILLPFVGLMWAGKGASWPRKFLYWFMTAGISLGLLWILGIINGLGFGWVSALSTPGSVWIWYAPVGFLGMLVATLGNALGLPGWTFGDIVHTLGRVASVLIVFWQMFVGEYSRLVRRLALAFAAVVMLAPMIQSWYVVWLIPLFAVTGIRNDWQVKTLYLLVSFFMVYAISDQLDIWPYFDFSLSAARQIAAVIALGFALYLIFLDPKTKVLFRKKLTEPSPGELRVR